From Juglans regia cultivar Chandler chromosome 6, Walnut 2.0, whole genome shotgun sequence, the proteins below share one genomic window:
- the LOC109011380 gene encoding protein PIGMENT DEFECTIVE 338, chloroplastic has protein sequence MTILLQPCKSLSSPNYSLPVNSFTAVCNTVQNKAYPSIPKWPALKPSKFHSFSTLGPLQNLGFTNHSPSRRGTRVAFCSRNEVFDGFSSTQVPQKPESKDGKGNEELELLNKPSPIPIDNGVSSELDKECEKPGKEEALEPFLKFFKGRDDEAEVKEEAGVLEEKFDVDDKYEEANKVGVEYYEPKPGDFVVGVVVSGNENKLDLNVGADLLGTMLTKEVLPLYDKEMEYLLCDMDRDANEFMVRGKMGIVKNNEALGRGSAPGRPVVETGTVLFAEVLGRTLSGRPLLSTRRFFRRISWHRVRQIKQLNEPIEVKITEWNTGGLLTRIEGLRAFLPKAELLNRVNNFSELKENVGRQIYVQITRIDETKNDLILSEREAWEKLYLSEGTLLEGTVKKIFPYGAQIRIGETNRSGLLHISNITRGRITSVSDLLAVDEKVKVLVAKSMFPDKISLSIADLESEPGLFVSNKEKVFAEAAVMAKKYREKLPAGLAPYKSELSPTNALPFDNEASMYANWKWFKFEREDNPAP, from the exons ATGACAATTCTACTTCAACCTTGTAAGTCCCTTTCTTCCCCGAACTATAGTTTACCGGTAAACAGTTTCACGGCTGTATGCAACACTGTCCAAAACAAAGCATATCCAAGCATACCGAAATGGCCAGCTCTAAAACCATCCAAATTTCACTCCTTTTCCACTTTAGGGCCCCTTCAAAATCTGGGATTTACTAATCATTCTCCAAGCCGGAGAGGTACCCGTGTTGCTTTTTGTTCTAGGAATGAGGTTTTTGATGGTTTTTCAAGTACCCAGGTACCCCAAAAGCCCGAGAGTAAAGATGGTAAAGGGAATGAAGAGCTTGAATTGCTAAATAAGCCTTCCCCAATACCTATAGATAATGGGGTTTCCTCTGAATTAGACAAGGAATGTGAAAAACCTGGTAAAGAGGAGGCCTTAGAGccttttttgaagtttttcaaGGGAAGAGATGATGAGGCTGAAGTGAAAGAAGAGGCAGGTGTGTTAGAGGAGAAATTTGATGTGGATGATAAATATGAGGAGGCTAATAAGGTCGGGGTTGAGTACTATGAGCCCAAACCCggtgattttgttgtggggGTGGTAGTTTCTGGTAATGAGAATAAGCTTGATTTGAATGTGGGAGCAGACTTGCTGGGTACAATGTTGACAAAGGAGGTGCTCCCCTTGTATGACAAGGAGATGGAATACTTGTTATGTGATATGGATAGGGATGCCAATGAGTTTATGGTTCGCGGGAAGATGGGCATTGTGAAGAATAATGAAGCATTGGGCAGGGGATCAGCGCCGGGAAGACCTGTTGTGGAGACTGGAACTGTTTTATTTGCAGAGGTTCTTGGGAGAACTCTTAGTGGTAGGCCATTGCTTTCAACTAGACGATTCTTCCGGCGGATTTCTTGGCACCGAGTGAGGCAG ATAAAACAACTCAATGAACCTATCGAGGTGAAAATAACAGAGTGGAATACGGGGGGCCTTCTTACAAGAATTGAG GGATTACGAGCTTTTCTTCCCAAAGCTGAGTTATTGAATAGAGTTAACAACTTCTCTGAGTTGAAAGAAAAT GTTGGACGGCAGATATATGTGCAGATTACTCGTATAGATGAGACTAAAAATGACCTAATATTGAGTGAGAGGGAAGCTTGG GAAAAATTATACCTTAGTGAGGGAACGCTTTTAGAAGgaactgttaaaaaaatcttcCCGTATGGAGCTCAAATAAGGATAGGCGAAACTAACAGAAG TGGGTTACTGCATATTTCAAACATCACCCGTGGTCGAATTACTTCTGTCAGCGACTTACTTGCAGTTGATGAGAAGGTTAAAGTTCTTGTTGCAAAGTCGATGTTTCCTGACAAAATATCTCTAAg TATTGCTGACCTTGAAAGTGAGCCCGGGCTTTTTGTATCAAACAAGGAG AAAGTATTTGCTGAAGCTGCAGTGATGGCAAAGAAGTATAGGGAAAAGCTACCTGCCGGTTTAGCCCCTTATAAGTCAGAACTTTCTCCAACCAATGCTTTACCATTTGACAATGAAGCAAGTATGTATGCAAATTGGAAGTGGTTCAAGTTTGAAAGAGAAGATAATCCAGCTCCTTAA